A window of the Lolium perenne isolate Kyuss_39 chromosome 7, Kyuss_2.0, whole genome shotgun sequence genome harbors these coding sequences:
- the LOC127319212 gene encoding uncharacterized protein — protein sequence MAATTTAKSSVSVDVESDNESFSICILQRIEAGAGEEMAAITEVKSSVSTDVEKSEEVSGKDNMPASKSPVSMDEEEMDLNIESTTVDYFDNRPIKKAKSSKTCVSDDPLSSFTISTASIVSECSDSVSSELMNEDPLPPSPNQLALSPVSTEDDKHITNNLTYEYLPQDYTLTQLDECAHCVIQYSNEDDVLVKIGDISIRKRYLECLLARV from the exons ATGGCAGCAACCACTACAGCCAAGTCATCTGTTTCTGTCGATGTAGAG TCAGACAATGAATCGTTCAGCATTTGTATCTTGCAGAGAATTGAGGCAGGAGCaggagaagagatggcagcaatCACTGAAGTCAAGTCATCTGTTTCTACGGATGTCGAG AAAAGTGAGGAAGTATCAGGAAAAGATAATATGCCAGCCAGCAAGTCACCTGTTTCTATGGATGAGGAG GAAATGGATCTCAACATTGAATCAACCACTGTTGATTATTTTGATAATAGGCCTATAAAAAAGGCCAAAAGTTCTAAAACATGTGTTTCAGACGATCCATTGTCATCTTTTACCATCTCCACCGCATCTATCGTTTCGGAATGTTCTGACTCTGTTAGTTCAGAATTGATGAATGAAGATCCATTGCCTCCGTCACCAAACCAGCTGGCCTTATCTCCGGTTTCAACGGAAGATGATAAACATATAACAAATAATTTAACATACGAGTATCTCCCACAAG attATACATTGACTCAATTGGATGAATGCGCTCATTGTGTTATACAGTACTCCAATGAAGATGATGTACTGGTAAAGATAGGTGACATATCTATCAGAAAGCGTTATTTGGAGTGCCTTCTAGCAAGGGTCTGA